In Sesamum indicum cultivar Zhongzhi No. 13 linkage group LG1, S_indicum_v1.0, whole genome shotgun sequence, the sequence TTAGTTTCTCTTGAAGCTTTATCATATTTCAACAACTTACATATGAAGTTCTCAACCACAAAAGAGAGATGATGATTggaatttcatacctccactGTGCTCTTTCCTTCTCGTGCATTGTAGTTGACTTTTGCATTAGCAACTTGCTGTGAATAAAATAGCATGAAATGAAGTCAAAGGAGAACCAGGAATACACTCTGGATGGAAGTGGAATAGTGTTAAACCAATTCGAGTAAAAAAAAGGCCACAAGAGGAAGTATAAGTCACGCGAAAGAAGACAATGAAGCACCTCATCCTCAGGAAATACTCCTGTCACCCTCGCAACATACTGTTTCTTGACTTCTCCTGACTCAATCTGAAATTAAACGTTCATGCCAGCatcaaataatcaatatattcttccaaatttattttgtgttcaGGCCATTAGAATTTTTGCACTTAGTATACATATGTAAACTATTATAAACAAAAGTGATtaaaatcattcctaattACAAGCTTCATGTAAAAAATCTCCAActtagtttttatttgtttggccagcaattcaataaaaatctGAATATAGCTACCTGTTGCCTGAAACTATCAGCCTTAGAAGCACTTCTGGCTAGGATAAGAAGTCCAGAGACCAACCGATCCAATCGATGAATTGCTGATATTTAAATGTCAAGGATATGAGAAAACctaaatttttatacttaacCAGGAAGAGAAATATAAGGCAAGAACTGAGAAGCAAAATTTGCATAAAGTGTAGACAGATgtaaataacaacaaaaattgttGGTTACTTGTCACTTGGCCAggctaaagaaaaaaaggataCGAAATATTGGTGCCAAGTCATGCTCTGCTTGAAGTATACCAACAACTGTATTCTTCCGATATTGCCCACATGGATGCACCTGAGTATCAGAAATGAGATCTATTCCAGTCACAAGGTCATTTACGTGAAAGCTATTAAAAGGTCAATCAGAGTAAACCATATTTTTCCACAACCACCTAGgaatgtgaaaaataattttaaggaaCTGAAAATAATTGCAGGAAAATACATTACCCAACTTTCACTTAAAAGATAACCACAAGGCTGACAATCAAgacaacaaattttttatatttaaggaAACCCCTAAAGACAAATTTAACAGAACTATGGTATACATCCCCCCTCTGTAACATAGTTATAAGTTATATCtttggagaagaaaaaagaaatataatcgGAATGTTTACGCCAAGCTTTTCTACTTAATGAATCAGATAAACATGACCTAagacttaaataaattattttaaagatccAAAAAGGATTGCAAGATAGCAACAGCAATATCCATTTTACAAAAGCAAACGGATAAGAGGATTCAACTCTTGATTGTAGAAAAATGTAATAGAGCACAACTAACACAGACCAACTTAATCAACTGCAGTAACTTACAGGAACTGATGCGGGCTTACAAACAGTTACAACATCTGGTTCAGTATGGAGTATCTTGACATCCCTAGCCATAACTGGTGGTTCATGCCTACAGCCTTCAGTATGTCAATTACTCTAATTACAACATCGTCATGAGCAATTAAAATGGAAAAGcacaaataatcataataaaggGTAATACAGCATACGGAATTAATACTTCCAAGTACAACAGAAAgatacaaataaatgaaacttACTCCATGTTTATAAAGAGAAGGACCCAAGAACTACAAACCTGTGCAGAAAATGGCTGATTTTTTGTGATGGCTGAACTACATATGATACAGGTACTATCTGTCCATCAACTTGTATGCGTCCAGCTTTAACTGCAGACACCTGCCATACACATAATCAAAACCTTAAACTCGATAACAAAGTTTAGTTTATATACTCTGTATATGTCAtgtccaatttattaaaatcaaatgtcTTACTCAGGGTTACTCAAACCATAACCAAGTTATCTAAAGAGGTCTTCCACCAACAGATCACATTCACACCAGCAAACATCAAAGTCATATTATTGTTCTATGTATCATGGTTCCACACCTATCGATGGCTACATTGTTTTACCAGCACAAACACAGAAGGCAAATGCATTTTGAAAAACCTTCAAAAATAGCAACCACAATGATATCATGTTGTATTATTTCACTGAAAAGACAAGCACAAGTCACCAAAACAATGCAAACCTTTGGTGCTATTAATAGAACAGCAGCGTAGCACACAAAAGAtaagcaaaaattaaacatgacTATGCTCCATTACCATACATAAGAAAGTAAGAATATCTAAGGAGAGATTACCAGAAAGCAGAAAAAAGGAATCcggaaaaaacaaataaacaaattacataCATAATAATCTCGAGGCCGCCCTTTAAATTCATCCGCAAATAAATCGACAATCGTCTTCCCCGCCCACCGATTCTTAGCCTGCaccaagaattaaaaaaaccCACATCCCGTTTCCTATTTCAATCCAACTATTCAGTTCAACCAAAATTTTACAGAAATGTACACTCTTACGTGTGAGATGAACTCAAAATAGTAGGGTCGGACGTATCTTATGCCTGCGGAAGATCGAAAAGACACAGTAACTCGAAATACTCTACAGCaatcaatagaaaaaaaattgggctTTTTTcccagtgtgtgtgtgtgtgtgaaattccaatttttttccttaccGTCGCGAAAAACGTAATCTTGACGCTGTGGAGGATTGGCGGGAGTTTGCCACACAATCTCCATGTTCCCCTCTGGTCCGTCTCTCTTCCTCTTCATTCTCTGTTTTTGCTGCTCATTAGGATCCTATTACCACTCTGTTAATTTCACAAGTCAagacattttttttactttgttCTACCACTAATTACACAATCCTCCCACAAGACTTAGATAAGACTTAAGTAccaaaatttatctttaataTCTCCTAAGTTTGTTTATTAAgtctttttgttaattgaattttattaaatttattgatattaaataaaaacgagttggatgaaaatttatatttacttttgacTGActtattaaacataatttttcgactaaactagtcttataacaatgaaaatatactTACTTATGCGTATTaacatgtaaaaatatataaagatgatcataaagtatttatttgacttgcaataaatcaattgaaaataaatatgaattttttatttatttatttgttgttaaTATACTTTAACTAACATATGGacgtatttattaaatagaagcaaattttattaatataaactctcatttttcaaatttcaaaaaatttaaaaataattataccactcttattgtcaaaatatatttttattaaaatatcctcgaacatatttattagaattattgtctctttatatttt encodes:
- the LOC105166038 gene encoding RNA pseudouridine synthase 7, which translates into the protein MKRKRDGPEGNMEIVWQTPANPPQRQDYVFRDGIRYVRPYYFEFISHAKNRWAGKTIVDLFADEFKGRPRDYYVSAVKAGRIQVDGQIVPVSYVVQPSQKISHFLHRHEPPVMARDVKILHTEPDVVTVCKPASVPVHPCGQYRKNTVVGILQAEHDLAPIFPIHRLDRLVSGLLILARSASKADSFRQQIESGEVKKQYVARVTGVFPEDEQVANAKVNYNAREGKSTVEVENGSNGKSPSKGKDACTKFTRISTNGTQSIVLCEPVTGRTHQIRVHLQFLGHPIANDMLYLSECITRRSVEGLSADRAAAKSTLPIKPSHSEVHVPHSTDEPVEDFNIDPMCTNCPNLAPKGYDGNEEGLWLHCIRYSGPGWTYECPYPEWASLS